From one Planktothrix agardhii NIES-204 genomic stretch:
- a CDS encoding two-component response regulator, whose translation MTTKRILIIDDDDGVREIIQMCLEVAGGWEVITACCGSDGLDLAQKAQPDAILLDVMMPEMDGATTFKYLQANPETQHIPTILLTAKAKMSEKQQFIQLGVTGVITKPFEAMDLVNQIRTLLQWTE comes from the coding sequence ATGACAACAAAACGAATTCTGATTATTGATGACGATGATGGGGTGCGGGAGATTATCCAAATGTGCCTGGAAGTTGCCGGGGGTTGGGAGGTCATAACCGCTTGCTGTGGGAGTGATGGATTGGATTTAGCTCAGAAAGCGCAACCGGATGCTATTCTCTTAGATGTGATGATGCCCGAGATGGATGGAGCCACCACCTTTAAGTATTTACAAGCTAATCCCGAAACCCAGCATATTCCCACGATTTTGTTAACTGCTAAGGCAAAAATGAGTGAAAAACAGCAATTTATTCAGTTAGGAGTAACGGGAGTGATTACTAAACCCTTTGAAGCCATGGATTTAGTGAATCAAATTCGTACCCTTCTGCAATGGACGGAGTGA